A single window of Gossypium hirsutum isolate 1008001.06 chromosome A10, Gossypium_hirsutum_v2.1, whole genome shotgun sequence DNA harbors:
- the LOC107925061 gene encoding dynamin-2B isoform X1, translating into MEAIEELSELSEAMRQAAAVLADEDVDETSSSSSKRPSTFLNVVALGNVGAGKSAVLNSLIGHPLLPTGENGATRAPISIDLARDSSLSTKSIILQIDNKSQQVSASALRHSLQDRLSKGASGRSRDEIYLKLRTSTAPPLKLIDLPGLEQRIVDESLLREYVEHNDAILLVIVPAAQAPEISSSRALRLAKEYDSEGTRTVGIISKIDQAASDSKALAAVQALLLNQGPPKTSDIPWVALIGQSVSIASTQSGSASADNSLETAWRAESESLKSILTGAPQNKLGRVALVDVLAGQIRNRIKLRLPNLLSGLQGKSQIIQDELVRLGEQMVTTAEGTRAVALELCREFEDKFLQHITGGEGNGWKIVSSFEGSFPNRIKQLPLDRHFDMNNVKRIVLEADGYQPYLISPEKGLRSLIKGVLELAKEPSRLCVDEVHRVLLDIVSAAANATPGLGRYAPFKREVVAIASAALDGFRTEARKMVVALVDMERAFVPPQHFIRLVQRRMERQRREEEVKNRSSKKASDAEQSILNRASSPQTGGQQQSEGKFEGNLKSLKDKFSKKEKNVPPAPPEGSALKTAGPGGEITAGFLLKKSGKTNGWSRRWFVLNEKTGKLGYTKKQEERHFRGVITLEECNIEEVADDEGGSSKSSKDKKSSEKEPSLVFKITSRIPYKTVLKAHSAVVLKAESLADKTEWLEKLKNVVESKGGQVKVESATPPMRQSLSDGSLDTMARKPADPEEELRWMSQEVRGYVEAVLNSLAANVPKAVILCQVEKAKEDMLIQLYSSVSTISNPRIEELLMEDQNVKRRRERYQKQSSLLLKLTRQLSVHDNRAAATSSWSNGSTADVESSPRTSGASSGDDWRSAFDAAANGPAGSGRHGSNGHSRRYSDPAQNGDEGLGSGSSSSSRRTPTRLPPAPPQSGSYRY; encoded by the exons ATGGAGGCGATCGAAGAATTGTCGGAGCTTTCGGAAGCGATGAGACAAGCGGCTGCTGTGCTCGCCGATGAAGACGTGGACGAGACCTCATCGTCGTCATCTAAACGCCCCTCTACTTTCCTAAACGTCGTAGCTTTGGGCAATGTC GGGGCTGGTAAATCTGCTGTCTTGAACAGTCTGATTGGACATCCTCTTCTG CCAACTGGTGAAAATGGTGCCACTAGAGCTCCCATCAGCATTGATTTGGCTAGGGATAGTTCTTTAAGCACTAAATCAATCATCTTGCAAATTGACAATAAATCTCAACAGGTTTCAGCAA GTGCACTTCGGCATTCTCTGCAGGATAGGTTAAGCAAAGGTGCATCAGGCAGGAGTCGTGATGAAATATATCTGAAGCTTCGTACCAGCACAG CCCCGCCATTGAAGTTGATAGATTTACCTGGACTTGAGCAAAGAATTGTGGATGAATCATTG CTTCGTGAATATGTTGAACATAATGATGCTATTTTGCTCGTTATTGTACCTGCTGCTCAGGCACCAGAAATTTCATCGTCTAGAGCCCTCAGACTTGCAAAGGAATATGACTCAGAAG GTACCAGAACTGTTGGCATTATTAGCAAAATTGATCAAGCTGCTTCAGACTCTAAAGCCCTTGCAGCAGTTCAGGCTCTCTTGTTAAATCAGGGGCCGCCTAAAACTTCTGATATTCCATGGGTTGCTCTAATCGGTCAGTCTGTTTCGATAGCTTCAACTCAATCTGGAAGTGCTTCAGCTGACAATTCTTTAGAAACTGCCTGGAGAGCAGAAAGTGAAAGTCTAAAATCTATTTTGACTGGAGCCCCTCAAAACAAGCTTGGGAGAGTAGCTTTGGTAGATGTCCTTGCTGGCCAGATACGTAACCGAATCAAACTCAGGCTTCCAAATCTACTTTCTGG GCTTCAAGGGAAGTCTCAAATAATCCAGGATGAATTAGTAAGGCTTGGTGAACAAATGGTTACTACTGCTGAAGGCACGAGAGCTGTTGCTTTGGAGCTGTGTCGGGAATTCGAGGACAAATTTCTGCAACACATAACGGGTGGTGAA GGAAATGGTTGGAAAATTGTTTCTAGCTTCGAGGGAAGCTTTCCGAACAGGATTAAACAGCTCCCTTTGGACAGACATTTTGACATGAACAATGTCAAAAGG ATTGTCCTAGAAGCAGATGGTTATCAACCCTATCTAATATCTCCAGAGAAGGGTTTAAGATCTTTGATAAAAGGTGTCTTGGAGCTAGCAAAAGAGCCATCTCGTTTATGTGTTGATGAG GTTCATCGTGTGTTGTTGGATATAGTTTCTGCTGCTGCAAATGCTACACCTGGTCTTGGGAGATATGCTCCTTTCAAGAGAGAG GTTGTGGCAATTGCTAGTGCTGCACTTGATGGTTTTAGAACTGAAGCACGAAAGATGGTAGTTGCATTAGTGGACATGGAGCGTGCATTTGTTCCCCCTCAGCATTTCATTCGTCTGGTGCAGAGGCG AATGGAGAGACAACGACGGGAAGAAGAGGTGAAGAATCGGTCCTCCAAGAAGGCATCTGATGCGGAGCAGTCAATTCTAAATCGA GCATCTAGTCCTCAAACCGGTGGACAACAACAATCTGAAGGAAAATTTGAAGGAAACTTGAAATCACTGAAGGATAAATTcagtaagaaagaaaaaaatgtacCACCGGCACCGCCAGAGGGATCGGCCCTAAAGACTGCTGGACCTGGTGGAGAGATAACAGCAG GTTTTTTACTGAAGAAAAGTGGAAAAACCAATGGGTGGAGTAGGCgatggtttgttttaaatgagaAAACTGGCAAG CTCGGTTACACAAAAAAACAAGAGGAAAGGCATTTTCGCGGTGTCATCACATTGGAG GAATGCAACATCGAGGAAGTTGCCGATGATGAAGGTGGCTCATCCAAAAGTTCCAAGGATAAGAAGTCATCGGAAAAGGAACCCAGTCTTGTTTTCAAGATAACGAGCAGGATTCCGTATAAGACAGTCTTGAAAG CTCATAGTGCTGTTGTCTTAAAGGCTGAGAGCCTTGCAGATAAGACTGAGTGGttagaaaagttaaaaaatgttGTTGAATCTAAAGGAGGTCAAGTGAAGGTTGAATCTGCTACCCCTCCCATGAGGCAAAGTCTTTCTGATGGTTCTCTT GATACGATGGCAAGAAAACCTGCTGATCCTGAAGAAGAGCTTCGATGGATGTCCCAAGAAGTGCGTGGTTATGTTGAAGCTGTTCTTAACAGCCTTGCTGCCAATGTTCCGAAG GCTGTCATTCTTTGCCAAGtggaaaaagcaaaagaagacaTGCTTATTCAGTTATATAGCTCCGTTAG TACCATAAGCAATCCTAGGATTGAAGAATTGCTCATGGAGGACCAAAATGTAAAGCGCAGGAGGGAGCGTTACCAGAAACAGTCCTCTCTTCTTTTGAAACTTACAAGGCAACTTAGTGTCCATGACAATCGAGCTGCTGCTACCTCCAGCTGGTCTAACGGCAGTACAGCAG ATGTGGAAAGCAGTCCACGGACAAGTGGAGCTTCATCGGGGGATGACTGGAGGTCTGCATTTGATGCTGCTGCAAATGGACCTGCAGGCTCTGGTAGACATGGTTCAAATGGTCATAGTCGACGGTATAGTGACCCAGCACAGAATGGTGATGAGGGTCTGGGTTCAGGTTCAAGCTCCAGCAGCCGTAGGACACCGACTAGGTTGCCACCAGCACCACCACAGTCTGGTTCTTACAGATACTAG
- the LOC107925061 gene encoding dynamin-2B isoform X2, which translates to MEAIEELSELSEAMRQAAAVLADEDVDETSSSSSKRPSTFLNVVALGNVGAGKSAVLNSLIGHPLLPTGENGATRAPISIDLARDSSLSTKSIILQIDNKSQQVSASALRHSLQDRLSKGASGRSRDEIYLKLRTSTAPPLKLIDLPGLEQRIVDESLLREYVEHNDAILLVIVPAAQAPEISSSRALRLAKEYDSEGTRTVGIISKIDQAASDSKALAAVQALLLNQGPPKTSDIPWVALIGQSVSIASTQSGSASADNSLETAWRAESESLKSILTGAPQNKLGRVALVDVLAGQIRNRIKLRLPNLLSGLQGKSQIIQDELVRLGEQMVTTAEGTRAVALELCREFEDKFLQHITGGEGNGWKIVSSFEGSFPNRIKQLPLDRHFDMNNVKRIVLEADGYQPYLISPEKGLRSLIKGVLELAKEPSRLCVDEVHRVLLDIVSAAANATPGLGRYAPFKREVVAIASAALDGFRTEARKMVVALVDMERAFVPPQHFIRLVQRRMERQRREEEVKNRSSKKASDAEQSILNRASSPQTGGQQQSEGKFEGNLKSLKDKFSKKEKNVPPAPPEGSALKTAGPGGEITAGFLLKKSGKTNGWSRRWFVLNEKTGKLGYTKKQEERHFRGVITLEECNIEEVADDEGGSSKSSKDKKSSEKEPSLVFKITSRIPYKTVLKAHSAVVLKAESLADKTEWLEKLKNVVESKGGQVKVESATPPMRQSLSDGSLDTMARKPADPEEELRWMSQEVRGYVEAVLNSLAANVPKAVILCQVEKAKEDMLIQLYSSVSLLWGNNFTLSCFGDQYHKQS; encoded by the exons ATGGAGGCGATCGAAGAATTGTCGGAGCTTTCGGAAGCGATGAGACAAGCGGCTGCTGTGCTCGCCGATGAAGACGTGGACGAGACCTCATCGTCGTCATCTAAACGCCCCTCTACTTTCCTAAACGTCGTAGCTTTGGGCAATGTC GGGGCTGGTAAATCTGCTGTCTTGAACAGTCTGATTGGACATCCTCTTCTG CCAACTGGTGAAAATGGTGCCACTAGAGCTCCCATCAGCATTGATTTGGCTAGGGATAGTTCTTTAAGCACTAAATCAATCATCTTGCAAATTGACAATAAATCTCAACAGGTTTCAGCAA GTGCACTTCGGCATTCTCTGCAGGATAGGTTAAGCAAAGGTGCATCAGGCAGGAGTCGTGATGAAATATATCTGAAGCTTCGTACCAGCACAG CCCCGCCATTGAAGTTGATAGATTTACCTGGACTTGAGCAAAGAATTGTGGATGAATCATTG CTTCGTGAATATGTTGAACATAATGATGCTATTTTGCTCGTTATTGTACCTGCTGCTCAGGCACCAGAAATTTCATCGTCTAGAGCCCTCAGACTTGCAAAGGAATATGACTCAGAAG GTACCAGAACTGTTGGCATTATTAGCAAAATTGATCAAGCTGCTTCAGACTCTAAAGCCCTTGCAGCAGTTCAGGCTCTCTTGTTAAATCAGGGGCCGCCTAAAACTTCTGATATTCCATGGGTTGCTCTAATCGGTCAGTCTGTTTCGATAGCTTCAACTCAATCTGGAAGTGCTTCAGCTGACAATTCTTTAGAAACTGCCTGGAGAGCAGAAAGTGAAAGTCTAAAATCTATTTTGACTGGAGCCCCTCAAAACAAGCTTGGGAGAGTAGCTTTGGTAGATGTCCTTGCTGGCCAGATACGTAACCGAATCAAACTCAGGCTTCCAAATCTACTTTCTGG GCTTCAAGGGAAGTCTCAAATAATCCAGGATGAATTAGTAAGGCTTGGTGAACAAATGGTTACTACTGCTGAAGGCACGAGAGCTGTTGCTTTGGAGCTGTGTCGGGAATTCGAGGACAAATTTCTGCAACACATAACGGGTGGTGAA GGAAATGGTTGGAAAATTGTTTCTAGCTTCGAGGGAAGCTTTCCGAACAGGATTAAACAGCTCCCTTTGGACAGACATTTTGACATGAACAATGTCAAAAGG ATTGTCCTAGAAGCAGATGGTTATCAACCCTATCTAATATCTCCAGAGAAGGGTTTAAGATCTTTGATAAAAGGTGTCTTGGAGCTAGCAAAAGAGCCATCTCGTTTATGTGTTGATGAG GTTCATCGTGTGTTGTTGGATATAGTTTCTGCTGCTGCAAATGCTACACCTGGTCTTGGGAGATATGCTCCTTTCAAGAGAGAG GTTGTGGCAATTGCTAGTGCTGCACTTGATGGTTTTAGAACTGAAGCACGAAAGATGGTAGTTGCATTAGTGGACATGGAGCGTGCATTTGTTCCCCCTCAGCATTTCATTCGTCTGGTGCAGAGGCG AATGGAGAGACAACGACGGGAAGAAGAGGTGAAGAATCGGTCCTCCAAGAAGGCATCTGATGCGGAGCAGTCAATTCTAAATCGA GCATCTAGTCCTCAAACCGGTGGACAACAACAATCTGAAGGAAAATTTGAAGGAAACTTGAAATCACTGAAGGATAAATTcagtaagaaagaaaaaaatgtacCACCGGCACCGCCAGAGGGATCGGCCCTAAAGACTGCTGGACCTGGTGGAGAGATAACAGCAG GTTTTTTACTGAAGAAAAGTGGAAAAACCAATGGGTGGAGTAGGCgatggtttgttttaaatgagaAAACTGGCAAG CTCGGTTACACAAAAAAACAAGAGGAAAGGCATTTTCGCGGTGTCATCACATTGGAG GAATGCAACATCGAGGAAGTTGCCGATGATGAAGGTGGCTCATCCAAAAGTTCCAAGGATAAGAAGTCATCGGAAAAGGAACCCAGTCTTGTTTTCAAGATAACGAGCAGGATTCCGTATAAGACAGTCTTGAAAG CTCATAGTGCTGTTGTCTTAAAGGCTGAGAGCCTTGCAGATAAGACTGAGTGGttagaaaagttaaaaaatgttGTTGAATCTAAAGGAGGTCAAGTGAAGGTTGAATCTGCTACCCCTCCCATGAGGCAAAGTCTTTCTGATGGTTCTCTT GATACGATGGCAAGAAAACCTGCTGATCCTGAAGAAGAGCTTCGATGGATGTCCCAAGAAGTGCGTGGTTATGTTGAAGCTGTTCTTAACAGCCTTGCTGCCAATGTTCCGAAG GCTGTCATTCTTTGCCAAGtggaaaaagcaaaagaagacaTGCTTATTCAGTTATATAGCTCCGTTAG TCTTCTTTGGGGGAATAACTTTACTCTCTCATGCTTTGGTGATCAGTACCATAAGCAATCCTAG